The stretch of DNA gttttttttctatgtttgttatGCGATAACTCTGCCAATTATGAGCCAatttgaacaaatcttttttcTGCATATAGGTAATACCTCAAGGgtggtcccatttaaatttaataataaaaaaaaacgacacCCAGTGGTGGAAAATTAgggatgaacttttttatacgcaatatctccgctgattataaaccaatttgaacaattattatttttgtggtcACGCATATGAagtcagttttatttattttaaaaagttaattatatttatcaattgaattttcaagctttcCTCCTAACCAACTGAGAAAACTTTCACTCACAATTTAAGCATTGGTGACAATACAATAGAGTACATTGAGTTTTTTTGTAGACATACATTGGATTGTAACAAGTGCAGCTCCAATGAGCCACAAACATTGGTAACCAAGTTGTCGTGTCTGTTATACCTGTAGTTTCAATGTCGCACTCATTCCTTCAAACcataaaacaacaatacaatgtattgttgtttggcagaAATTTGTGTTGGATGGTTGTGGTTAGCTATCCCTAATATACTTGCAAAAAACAACCACTGAGGAAATGAATTCCTCTTACACCTCTTATTACACAAACagcagtttaaaaataaaaatgttaaatcaatACAGTACCCACTTCTATCGAACTCAGAGACTGCATAGCACAATAACAACTTTTACTAAAACAATAGTTTGAATGAAGTTAGTACatataatacttacttttaccATCACAAGcaactatttttactttatccACCTTTGCAACTTCTTGAACTTCCCTAAACTCTACATCATTTAACATAAATGTCCATACATTATCACAAAAcctgaaaaataaatagtttatgagAATTTTATAAGTCTATTCGAAATTGAAACCGTaaacaagtaaatataattttatacctgTAAGTATTTAGCTTTCCTGCTTTAAAAGTTAATCTAGATTTTACTCTGTTGGATAAGGCTTGATTTATAGATCTATCGAACTGTAACATGACTTTTAATGCCAATGAGTGTGTTATTTGTCCATACTGAAAATAAATCGAACAATGAATTGGTATaattttactgaaaaaaaataatttgacatacaaataataatgtacCTGTATTAATTCCTCAAGGCTTTCTTGTAACGTGTTACCAATTGTCGTATTTCTATACAGTTGATATGACATAActgcttaataaatttatgtggtttaaaaaaaggtatttaaaatttattttaatattatttgcaagCGCAGTTCTTTTGCTTGCATCAAATTATCAAAACGGATGCAAAATGCCACAGAGTATAATAGACAGGTGCCGAGTAAAATTGTTGCATTTACCACAGATCACAATAACACGGAGCTATTATCTAATAAATGGCTATGGCCTacactattattaaattagaatttatttgtAAGTGTATTTTACCTTTACAGCGTCAAGAACACGTATTTACTAATATGATCTCATTAATGTGTTTATAACTTGAAAGCCAACAAAATTACCGTTAAGTCGAAGTTGTCCCTGCAGAATGGATTGATAAAACCAACAAGATCTGctgaaaaagatttttttagtagGTGATTAGATCGCTAGAGCAACATTTAGAGAACAAAATTTTAAGAATGTCTAGAGTTTGGACCAAACAGTAGCAAGAAAAATGTAGCGGCGCAGCTCTCTATAATGAACTAAACTCAAATATTTGTAAGAATTGTGGTATCGCTACCATCCAGGATGGTCGAATATAATAACGCGTTTGGACTgacaaacacaaaataaacgACACTGATGTTTCAGCTTTACGGTGTACCGCATCTTTTACACTGCCGTGTGTAACCAGCCTAATGGCCAACAGCTGGTTTTGACATATGATgtcaatatgttatttaaatgaatgcaTGACAATTATCTTATAAACATTGTAGGAGgttatataaattgattactAATAAAGatgaattgaattattattaaattaaaacattatcgtTCAAAATGGCATTATTTaaatgctttaaattaaatacatttcaaatgtATCGTTTACCCTCCACTTTATGCCAAAATTTTGAGTCCAGTTTATTGAAATTTCCCTCTTGTATAAATAGGATTCCACATCGTCAATTGTTTTGGGAAAAAGATAGGAAAGCAGGTTATAACAGTAAGGAACAACCTGGCAAAATCCAACATATCAAAGATGGCTTCAAAGAGCTTAAATCGGAATTTAAACTGTTTACTCAAGAAATTAAAGAGTTCATAGCAGCAGATCCTTTGCTTATCGCACGACCTGgtgagttattttttattacttcctTCCATTACGCTATTTTTGTATGGTAAATTGTCATTTAGACACTGAGcttttaaatttgtatcaaatatcaaaatatcaaaatctgACAAATATTAACATCACATTTTGGAGACGAAccattctttaaaattaaatctttgaaaaaaaatttatgtgcactatgacataatatttatatgatgaaaTACTAGgcgtgatttatttaattttattaactcatGTATGCAGTGTGTTTTTGGTTGAAAATCTTCCATTCTAGAAATTCTAATCTTGTCAAAAAGGCTTGCGGGCCAGACATGGgcctatttacttttaaatagatGGTAAAATATATGCAAACCCAATGAGACAGTACAAACTCCTATAAGgtgttaaacatttttaaattaccttaatccagatttttatatttattgatcttCTTTTAAAATGGCAAAAGTACTTTGATGTTGTTAATTGATAGCAAaccagattataaaaaaaaaccactatGTAATGCTCAATTACTgattatttcattgatattttggTAATTATGACACCAACCTATTATGTCTTTTTTAACTATTCAAACTTTTTATAaactgaaattatataaattttgcccagaggatcagaattgcgattcaacagggaaatgctgctagcattcttgctaccattcctagcggtcaagatttatacagtaacttgttttagttcatatttgtatatatttaagcatttaatgttatgttaataaatgatgtATGTGacctttgtaaaaaaaaaaattataaacttggAGGTGAGTTAAAGTTACATCACAATATGtttacaacaataatatttatattctataaaatgaAAACCATTTTGCCAGAGCAGTGCCATTCAATCATTGTATTTACCAGTTTTAAAGGTAAACTCAATTACAACAGTTAAATTTTGCCTTTACAAATTGATTGTACTATGGTGGACCATAGTAGGATGTTTTAATATATGGTATTAGTTTCTAATTCCTATTATAAGGGtttgtagatattttatatcttattaatcatataatttcatgtcaaaaaaataattggctttaaaataaatattagcacTAAAAAAAATCGTTGTGAAACCTGACTgcaaattgaattaaaacaacatgtatgtgaaataaaattccagaaatcgtaaattcaaatcgcaCTCTTGCTCTAAACACACTACACAGACTAAAATAATAGCCGAATACAAGTACCTATATTCAAAGATTTATCGATActataatttaaactaaatttcagtttattttaaattttacatggATACTtaaaaccaatgatattctaataaacagatatgttatacccatactaaacaacagaaaaaagtgtgccgcgccggggaccgtttattttacatttcattacaagtaaaaaggatagcttgataaaaacaataagtaaaagggataactaggtgttttaattacgcaaaacgttttactatataattatgatgtattataacgaattactggcataattataatgaaaatgactaaaggcaaacgtcccaattattaacgtttactagaacatcattgcttaAAACTAAAATACGATTCAGATAGGTAATAGGAAtacgataaaaaattaaaaagtcaaagCTACACGTAGAATCGACGAAAAAGACGAGTGTTATAATAGGCCCCATATACACTagtgtataatataaacattaataccaatttttataactttaaccGGTTTCGAGTACCTGTTTGTGAAATAACGGTTTATTGAATATGACTCGTCATATGAAATCTTTGATGTAAacgacttttataatttatccgtAAACTTAtccatttattgaatttgaattatttttatttattttttttctatatatatggcttgtaataatatatataggtaacACAAtccttctttttttgaatctGATATTGACATTGTCACAgctgtcaattaaaaaaaatttaagattgTAGACATAATCTGTACACTATCAGTTTCAAAACTTTCCGTTATTTCTTAACAACGGctggaatatatatttttataaatatagatcgcTATTGTTTTGCTCTTTTCTACCTGTGATTATTAGTTAAGAAACTGAGAACTTCAAACAATTCCTAGCATATTAAAAGTTTTGTGAATTTGTTATTGAGATAAGGATATACAACCGACTTGATAAATCGAATGTTTACTAATATTCTGTCTAATAATtcgtcatattttaaaaatgaaaaaggtGGCCTAAGCAATTTATaccctaaatataatattctctCAAATCGCGAAATAAAAAAGAGTGAAATAAAAACTGAAAACATGCTGTCGTCCCGAGTTAGTACTATTGCTTCTGATGAAAGTTTCATCACTCCCGTTTCTTCAGTAGACGATCTTATGGCTCTATCACCCAAAAAATCAAGAGAAATCTCTGATCAAACTAACGTTACAAGTGATTTTCTAACGGGCACCGATTTTGATAGTATATGTGATATAACGATGCAAGAAGTACCAACGTGTGATGATATGTTTATGGATGCTCACAGCTTAGATTACCTTGTTAAATGTGCGGAGACAAATAGAAATCAAACTTTAATCGATAGAGGAAAAGAAAGTCTATTTGTAAAATTTGATCCACTCTACGCAAAGAAAATGTTGCAAGATGCATCTGATAATGCTCAAAACTCACAAACAGATTCTTCTGAATGTGATGTTGGCTACGAAACAAGCAGTTCTACATCAGTCTTAAATGAAAATGTCACTGAAACTTCTAAACACACATTGTCAACAAGTGCTATGATTTCTAAAAATGGGAAAGATAAACCAACTCAGGTTGTTCCACCTGTTGTAAGCTGTGATGTCCCAAAGCCTAGTACAACTCAGACAAAACCTGTACCAGCTCTAGTACGAAGTGTTTCTGCCATTCTTACACCAAGCCAAGTAGCAACAGACAGGCTCATAAACTTCGCCGGAAACACTCCACCGACAGCTGCTCCTAGAAGCCCTCGTCGTCCACAATATGGGGCTCAAGAAGTTGATCGTCTCCAGTCTCTAAGAATAATTTTGCAAAACCAGGATCAAGAAGTATTGCTGTTAAGGCAAGAGAACAGAGAGTTAAAATCCTCCTTACAAGATATTGAACACAAATTTTCCCGCACAAAAGAAGaacttgaaaacaaaataaaaaaattaactgatGAAAAAGATGCTTTACAAGAGAAGGAATGTAGATTGATTCAACAAGTTAATgacaaaactataaataataaacaaatgtgtATTGTAATGGAGGAATATGAAAAAACTATTTCATCTATAATAGGTGACcagcaaaaagaaaaaatactgtCACAAGAAAAGTTTGAAAAATTAACACTAGAAAGAGATCAAGCACTCAACCACCTTTCAAGTATGGAGAGTTCTTTCAATGATTTGTTAACAAAGTATGAGAAGTGTAAGACCTTGATCCTAGATTCTAAAGAGAGGGAAAGAGTTCTTAATCTGAAGATAGTTGAGTATGAAGCAGGATTGGAGAAATATGAAATACTATATAACAATCTTAAGCAAGTTACAGCAGATAATTTAGACAAAGCAAATGAAACActggataatattaaaaaggctCACAATGTCGAAATCACAAAGTTGAATGCTACAATTAAAAAACACGAAATTATGATATCTTCCCTCCAAGAGTCGTTGATACAAAAGACAAGAGATAATGAAGAATTGACTAGAATATGTGATCAACTTATCAATGAAGTTCGCTAAACTATTAACAGCATATAGTAAAGCTCaagatattatttgaattttaacataattaaaccCTGATTTCTAAGAAGAATgcttaattttaacttattctTTGTAGCCATTTTATTAGCACTTGTTTGCTTCAGAAATGAGCATTGTGATtcctaattataaaattttgcataaataagattatttgttaaaaattacttagCCAATGTTAAAATTAAGGAAGAAAAGATTTATTGTGCTGTTTAATACAGCTCTTGTATTAAAcagtacaacaattattttcttattgataTGGTACGATaagattgatttataatatagtttattgcTCACTTAAGACTACTTTTATTGACAAACAAGAGCTGTAGAAGTGAAtttgactttgatttatttaaaattattgtggtGGTGCTTATTaggtttttttaaactattattcgAACTGTTATGTTCATTTAgttgtataaaatgttttgcTTTGCCGAATCTCATGttttgttaagaaaatattttttaacttttaaatttattaatttgtattattaactctttattgACACTTAAATTGCTAACTATTGTGacataaagatataatatgtaaaaaaatgtttgttttatttgtcttaaacaattcattaatattttatttagacaaAAAGCAATTAGACTAATTATTACCTTAGAAATGTATTCTtcactttgtttttataactaatgatattaatatttagacaACAATAACATCTGATTCGTGATGTCTTTTGTTATGTTTGCCTTATAAACATATTCTAATGGTAatgttaaagataattttttattatttatttactattaaaataacatgcatggatgcatcttaacctataaagtattttctttCCAGGTGAAACAGATCTGATATGGTGTTTTAATGACCCCAGTGTAATAAACAACTTTGTAACAACTTGTGATAGTGACCACAATCAAGGATATAGTTCTTGTGGATTTGACCCGAGTCCAGCAGGAAGAGCACTATTTCATGGTTATCTGGACACAAGAGTACCAAAAGATGGGCAGGTTAAAAAAGCAGGCTATTGTTCTATTCGTTCTAAACGAATAAGGGTTAGTgagttttatataatgtaaaataatgtagAAACCTATGGTCAACCCAAACTCTATAGAAAACAAGTTTTTTGGCGCGATGATTAAAAATGCTGAGTAAATTTTTGGATGCACTTGCACTCACATGTAAGCTACGCCGTGTAGTTTCTCGCTAAAACTCTCGAAATAACAGACTTCACAcctattttacaatgtttacgtTATTTCAAATCTAAATTATTGATGATTACATTTGAGAGTGAGTGTCGAAGTAGTGTTAAAAAGAggaattgaaattataatagtaattattatcatttcatctactttttagattattttattacttatgtaattaaaaaatattaacacgcataactaaataaatttaggtGGGTTTTCCTTACTTTTACAAccctttaaaaacattttcttcaATGCGTGGTGATGAATGGAATGCATAGcttaagtaattataaacaatataataagacAATACACAGAcagatataaacaatttatgcatttgtaatattataatgagatgttagatatttttaatgaccctaacataatacataatatcaaaatatgtttacagAAATCATTTAAGCGAGAAACAACTTTTAACTGGAATTTATACAATACGATTGTCTTAAAAGTAAGAGGCGATGGAAGatcgtatttattaaatatatcttgcGAGGGATATCATGATATCACTTGGAACGATATATATCACTATGTTCTCTACACTAGAGGAGGACCTTACTGGCAAATCGCTAAGGTAATACTAGGTACCCACAGAGATATACCTATAaatctgtattattttgttacgaTAATGTGttacacaaattataatattgaaagttGGAGTACAACTTTAGTTTCCTTTTTTTGTAACTATTCTATTTCTAAGAAACCttatttaaattcgatttttgGGTAAGTAGTTAAGTACGTATCATTAACTCAAAGTCTAAGTCGTAATGATGCTTACAAATCGTAAAATCCCCGCcgtatctaataaaatattcgttatattattatattatattttgtttaaaaaaattacgtaggtttaaaaaaaaagtcacctTTACCGCGGTCGTATTTTGGTGATCATgtgatataacaataaaatttctgtatagtttttttaatttttacaattttcagaTTCCATTTTCTAAATTCATTCTGGGATCAAAGGGTAGACTACAAGACAAACAAACGAGGGTACGATTAGATAGAGTCACTCATTTCGGTATATCTTGTGGAGATAAAATCAATGGAGTTTTTAATCTAGAAATTGAATACgttggtaaatatttttcttaacataattcgattaatttattattattgttttaataacaatatttctatTTCAGGCTTAGAATATGACCCTACGCACAATGAAGAGTTTGCTTACGAAATGTACAAAACAGATAGATATATAGTtggtgtataaaataataaaatattatattactaaatttacgtttttatttaaataaaaagctatTCTCATTTTTCCGCCTTATTTAAATAAGGCAAATCAAATATTGacgtatcataatatatataataaatatatcagtaaagcccattacacaatgaaaaaaataatatataagagatAAGAAACAAGAAATAAGGAATAGCGTAATCCAGCGATGGCAGCGccgttaatcaattcataattcaaaataagatattcaaaaataaggaataagaataaaatttccgtCCGTTCCGGAATAAGGAACAAGGAATAAGGCATAGCacagcaaccaaaacacaataggtgataggctacaatattcaacTAATCACAGCGGTTGAATACCTGCAGGCTGCAGCTGGTGTGCGCACGAAGTACGAGTGTCAAAAACAAAACCTCATTGTTATTAGCATGCCCGGCGATTGGCtggctataagaaataagaaacaaattaccACCGCGacggaaattttattcttattccttatttttgaattgtgAATTGATTGACAGTGCTGCCATCGCTGGATTCCGctatttcttatttcttgttccttatctcttatatcttattttttcattgtgtaatgggcttaACAGCAGCACGTAACCAGTAGCAAGTATTCAACCGCTGCGATTGGTTGAATATTTTAGCCTATcgcctattgtgttttggttgctgtgctattcaaatcaaaataaactttattcaagtaggcttttataagcacttttgaatcgtcatttaacaattaccgagaagaaccggcaagaaaatcagtagttactcttttttaacatttaaaaatacaaagtcatgttaattaaatacaattatttaaattaatgtatcctgcttggaagtcaacaggtattaactccacgctttcttatcatctataaaatcttgtatcaaataatatgctttttctaccaatgtattttttactaacgatttaaatttacgaaacggcaaagttaaaaatatctgcggaattttgttatagaaacggataccttgccccaagaagggtttactgactttgcggagtcggaaacttggcattataagcttatccttaatcctagtgcacatacaatgattatcccTGTTTTtgtatcaaagtgatcaatgttactgtgaatatgaataatattgttgtgaatgtattgcgacgcaacagtgagtattcctactttgttaaaaacatcccgaagagagtctctagctccaagattatgaataaaccggattgctcttttctgtaaaataaagacagatttaatatctgcagcgttcccccaaagtaatataccatatgacataatactgtgaaaataaccaaaataaactaaacgagcggtatcaatatcagttagttgtctaacttttctaaccacGTATGCTGCGAAGCTGAGTCTAAGTCCTGATAGGGAAGACTCAGCTCCTTATtccctattttttatatttaagttccttattccttatcttttataccttatttttttcattgtgtaatgggattaatatgataaagttataaatttattatatcagttatgtgctcaatttcaatatttaatataccttATATTAGTTTATCAGTAGATATCAGATAATAAGCAGTACGGAACATTAGTGTAAAGCTACAAAAACAATTTTCGTAGCATACGTGATCAACTATTTagaaattcattatttattagtgATAGCGTTCACTGTATAATtatacctataatatattatattaatatactataataattaactgTTTTACAGTTACGGCCATAAATAGCAGAATTGACTTTCTCAAATTGCctggattatttttatattctgtatctgtttcttttacatattattataatctgtgaAATATTCTGAATTCTGATGTCATCCATCCGTCGACCATTTAGCGAAAAGTCGTAATTTTTAccaaataaagtaaagtagtgaATCGGATTGAACAAAGTGAACAACtgtgaaaattatgaaaaaaaaccgtgagcaataaaaacaaatgagttAATGAGTATATTAGTGGAATACCGTATTCATATTATGAATTCTTAATTCCATGCGTGGGatgtttacaaaatttttgtagatttattaaaattccgAGCAAAAGGTGAGCTTTATTAATCTTGATTTTATTTGCTACACATTTTTATACacattaaagtatattattgataCTTATGTTCTCAGTAGCAATGTCACTGTCCTTGGAGATGTAACGATTTATATGGTTTTAGGGAATATGTCAGCAGAAAGAGTCCGAAAACTTTAGTCAATAAAGACAGTGCAGTTAATTCTTTTGTGTAGATTTTGTAAAGTACCATGTCAGGTACAGAGCAAAATATTGCAAACTCAATGCAACAATTATCTGTGCAACCAAGTAACAGTGGCCATACAGATAAACCTACTCAAGTAGTTACTCCCGCAGTAAACAGGAGTCAGCCTGCAGCAGTCAAAGTTACACCAGTTAAGTCTAACACAATTTCGCCTGCTATTGCTACCATTGATAGACTTTTAAACTTGGGTGCCAGTCTTCCACCTCCACCACCTGTCATAACAAGACAATCAGATATGGACCCACACACTTTGGAACAGCTGCGAGCTGTTAAAGAAATGCTGACAGCACAAGAAGAAGAAGCTCAAAGCCTACGAGACCTCAATAGAGATTTACGTGAGCGATTAGAGGATTgcgaaacaaaaattaaaaaactgacAGAGCAAAATGAGGAGTATGCTGAGAAAGAAAAATCTCTCTCACAACGTGTTGCAGAAAAGGTCAGAAACAATAAACAGATGAGTGTAGTGATGGAAGAGTATGAGCGTACAATATCATCTCTTATAGGGGAAAGGGAAACTGAAGCTAAAAGATGGACTGAAGAGAGATCTACTCTTTTGAGGGAGCGTGATGAGGCTGCAGCTCATTTAGCTTCTATGGAACATGCATTCAATGATGTTCATACTAAATATGAGAGATGTAAAGTAATTATTCAAGGCTACAAGAGTAATGAGGAGACTTTAAAGAGAACTGTGGAAGAAAATAATGATGCAATACAGAAGCTAGAGGCTCGATATGAAACATTACGACAACATGCCATGCAGCAATTGAATAAGGCTAATGCAGAACTAGACTCTGTGAAGAAAACTCATCAAGCTGAGATTTTGAAACTTAATGCTATGCTTAAGAAGAGCGAAGTGCATGCTTCTTCTTTACAAGAATCACTAGCtcagaaaattaaagataatgaaGAGCTTACAGCCATCTGTGAtgagttaataaataaagtaggtTAACATGTCACAGTCTGTATTGACTATACACGTAATCATTTTCATTTACTCAACTAACATTTAGATTATAACAGATCACATTAGAGTACACTAATAACCACTCACATTCACTCTAATGTAtaacattattacaaaatacttaAAGCAAGCAAGTGCTGTTaccatttcataaaaattatattgtatttaatttatattttataattgtatgtgcAATCAAGTGTcagttttattattgtacaattattgaaaatatcaaatagaattaaagtttttatgttatgacattattatttatatactttgtgAATTGTGTTATCTCTTTGTACTAGAACATTCAATTCACTCGGTGCTTTGCAAAATTAAACTAGCCTTTTACTGCTTGCTTAACATACTCTcgggttatttattaaaaaagtattaattaataatctataaaaatagtaattcttTTTTGCATATATGTGACAATATATTGCATATAAGCcaaagattttttaaagaatgttggctggttaatggtgcaaattTCAGCTGGTTTTGGattttgtaatacaattttgatttgtctttttgttttta from Vanessa cardui chromosome 20, ilVanCard2.1, whole genome shotgun sequence encodes:
- the LOC124538609 gene encoding transcription initiation factor IIA subunit 2 gives rise to the protein MSYQLYRNTTIGNTLQESLEELIQYGQITHSLALKVMLQFDRSINQALSNRVKSRLTFKAGKLNTYRFCDNVWTFMLNDVEFREVQEVAKVDKVKIVACDGKNVDDRR
- the LOC124538478 gene encoding complex I intermediate-associated protein 30, mitochondrial; this translates as MALFKCFKLNTFQMYRLPSTLCQNFESSLLKFPSCINRIPHRQLFWEKDRKAGYNSKEQPGKIQHIKDGFKELKSEFKLFTQEIKEFIAADPLLIARPGETDLIWCFNDPSVINNFVTTCDSDHNQGYSSCGFDPSPAGRALFHGYLDTRVPKDGQVKKAGYCSIRSKRIRKSFKRETTFNWNLYNTIVLKVRGDGRSYLLNISCEGYHDITWNDIYHYVLYTRGGPYWQIAKIPFSKFILGSKGRLQDKQTRVRLDRVTHFGISCGDKINGVFNLEIEYVGLEYDPTHNEEFAYEMYKTDRYIVGV
- the LOC124538477 gene encoding transforming acidic coiled-coil-containing protein 2-like, giving the protein MFTNILSNNSSYFKNEKGGLSNLYPKYNILSNREIKKSEIKTENMLSSRVSTIASDESFITPVSSVDDLMALSPKKSREISDQTNVTSDFLTGTDFDSICDITMQEVPTCDDMFMDAHSLDYLVKCAETNRNQTLIDRGKESLFVKFDPLYAKKMLQDASDNAQNSQTDSSECDVGYETSSSTSVLNENVTETSKHTLSTSAMISKNGKDKPTQVVPPVVSCDVPKPSTTQTKPVPALVRSVSAILTPSQVATDRLINFAGNTPPTAAPRSPRRPQYGAQEVDRLQSLRIILQNQDQEVLLLRQENRELKSSLQDIEHKFSRTKEELENKIKKLTDEKDALQEKECRLIQQVNDKTINNKQMCIVMEEYEKTISSIIGDQQKEKILSQEKFEKLTLERDQALNHLSSMESSFNDLLTKYEKCKTLILDSKERERVLNLKIVEYEAGLEKYEILYNNLKQVTADNLDKANETLDNIKKAHNVEITKLNATIKKHEIMISSLQESLIQKTRDNEELTRICDQLINEVR
- the LOC124538255 gene encoding transforming acidic coiled-coil-containing protein 3-like, translated to MSGTEQNIANSMQQLSVQPSNSGHTDKPTQVVTPAVNRSQPAAVKVTPVKSNTISPAIATIDRLLNLGASLPPPPPVITRQSDMDPHTLEQLRAVKEMLTAQEEEAQSLRDLNRDLRERLEDCETKIKKLTEQNEEYAEKEKSLSQRVAEKVRNNKQMSVVMEEYERTISSLIGERETEAKRWTEERSTLLRERDEAAAHLASMEHAFNDVHTKYERCKVIIQGYKSNEETLKRTVEENNDAIQKLEARYETLRQHAMQQLNKANAELDSVKKTHQAEILKLNAMLKKSEVHASSLQESLAQKIKDNEELTAICDELINKVG